The Phaeocystidibacter marisrubri genomic interval TTTCTACAGCAACGCAGAGCAGATATGGCGAATTGTTGAAAGTGAAGAACTACAGAGGTTTGGATAAATTTGTTGCGCTGAATGTGGCCATTGGTGGCGGACTGGGTATCGGACTCACACTCGTTTTTTGGCTCTTTGGAGAAAGTATAATCACCTTGCTATTTACAGAAGCCTACACGGCTTATATGGATGCATTAATGCTGATTTTGCTGGCCAGTACGGCTGGCTTTGCCTACACTTTCTTGGGGGCTGTATTTAATGCCTTCCGTCAGCATAGGTGGAAGGTTCTTTTTCAAGGTGTTTCCTTTGCTGTATTGTTGATTCTTACCTATTATCGCCATGAAACCGTAAATGAGGTATTGCTCAATGTGCTTTATGCTGAAATATTGACGCTCATGCAATTTGTTATGGGTTATTTGGTTCTGCGGAAAAGGAGAGTAGCTAGGTCCTAGACTTCAGGCTCCAGGATGAAAGACCAATGACCAACCCCTATCTTCGTTCCCATGAAAGGCAGACTTCTATTTGTAACCGACCATGTTTACTATGAATGTGATGGTGAGGTATATGATACATTTGGTTTTAACTACGAGTTCTTTGCACCTTATTTAGAAGTGTTTGAGAAGGTGGATGTGTTGTGCAGGTTGAAGTCGGTGGAAGATTCGACGGGATTGGTAAAATCTTCTGGAGATCGACTTGAGTTTCATGGGACACCGGCAGTTCACGGCGTGAAGTGGTTCATCGATTCCATGAAGTATTTTAGGCCTTTTGCCAAGTTGATTGATGGGGTAGACGCTATTTGTTACCGAATACCTGCAACCGCTGCATGGAATGTTCATCTGATAAATCAAAGACGAAAGCAGCCTAAACCTCATATCTTTGAGTTCGTAGGCGATCCTTTAGAGAGTTTACTTTCGGTAGATGACGGTCGGATTAAACGGCAAATTATGCTGCTAGCTGGGCGTGTACATGGACAGAGAATGAAGGCCATTGTTCAATCGGCAAAGACCGGGAGTTACGTGAGCGCTTCGCATCTCCAATCGCTCTATCCACCTCCGGCAAACGTGAATACGAAAGCCATTTCTAGTATTCGATTAAATGAAAA includes:
- a CDS encoding glycosyltransferase encodes the protein MKGRLLFVTDHVYYECDGEVYDTFGFNYEFFAPYLEVFEKVDVLCRLKSVEDSTGLVKSSGDRLEFHGTPAVHGVKWFIDSMKYFRPFAKLIDGVDAICYRIPATAAWNVHLINQRRKQPKPHIFEFVGDPLESLLSVDDGRIKRQIMLLAGRVHGQRMKAIVQSAKTGSYVSASHLQSLYPPPANVNTKAISSIRLNEKYILDSPRELPPLNPIRIVEVASFVIPKNQAYLIRIGSVLKEKGYPIELHFVGTGAEQESARALVNQLNMNDDVVFHNQVTGFDNIVRILDSCHIFCLPSYSEGVPRSMIEAMARGLVCVGTPIGGIVELIDKAHTFPLDDVEHATQFFAQLIDHSDTWMEIGERNIQKAREYGQSVLGPRRIVMYTELRDAIPLD